One Euzebyales bacterium genomic window, CGATGCACACCGTCATGATCAACCCGAATCCGACCTCGTGGACGCGGTGGATGATCTCGGCACCGGACAGGAACCACCCGCCGAGCAGCGCGTCGGCGCCTGGGATGGCCACTGTCGACAACGCCGCGGCGGCGGTCCCGAGGACAGCGACGGTCACGCGGGGCCAGCGGACCGCTACGGGTCTCGGGGCGGTCGTCGTGGTCACGCCACACCACCGACGCTGACCTCGACGAAGCGGTCGATCATGGCCTCGGCCTGTGCGGGTGTGGCCAGCATCTGGTTGTGCCCGACGCCCACGGTCCGACCGATCTGCAGCTGCGGGCACAGCTCGGTGAACCGGTCGAGATCGGTCAGGCCGCTGCCGGCCTCGACGTACAGCATCGGCACGCCGACAGCGCGGATGGCGGGTTCGGCGTCCCAGCGGCCCGCGGCGTCGAAGATGCTGACCATCGCGTGCTGCGCCAGCCCGTCGACGCGGGCGTGCGCGGCCGCGCGCACGACGGCGTCGTCGGTGGCGATGAAGCCGCCGTCGACGAAGCCGTGCAGCGCCTCGCGCCACGCCGGCGTGCGGATCGCCGCGAACAGCGGCCCGACGCTGTCGAGCACCTCCCGACGGAACAGCAGTGCGCCCTCGAGCAGCACGACGCCCGCGACCAGGTCGGGCAGCGTCGCGGCGAGCTGCACCGCGACGGCGCCGCCAAGGCTGTGCCCGACGACGACCGCCTGGTCGACCCCCAGGTGCTCGCACACCGCGGCGACGTCAGCCGCGAGGGTCTCGACCGTGTACATCTGCCCGCCCTCGGGGGCGTCGCTGGCGCCGTGCCCGCGCAGGTCGACGCGCACGACCTGGTGATCACCGGCCAGCCGGTGCGCCAGCGGCGCCATGACGTCGAGGTCGTCACACAGGCCGTGGACGAGGATGAACGGCGGCGTGCCGACGCCGGTGTCGGTGTCGGTGGCGGCGTAGGCCAGCGCGACGCCGTCGCGCGTGACGGAGCGGCGTGTGGCTGGCGGCGTGGCAATGGATGCAGAGCCCATGACAGCAACCTTCGAGCGAGGGTGGGAGCGCCGCCACGTTGGACGACGCGCCGATCGATTCGCGTACGGTATAACCTTGTCGAAAACAGGGAGACTTGATTGAGTACAGATAATATGCAGCCAAAACAAGACGCCGTCAACCAGGACGGTCCTAAGAGTTCGACGCCGCCATCTGGTCGACGGCGGTACCACTCACCCCGCCGCGCCGAACAGGCCCGACAGACCCGCATCGCAATCCTCGACGCCGCCCACCAGCTGTTCGTCCAACGCGGCTACGTCGCCACCACGGTCGCCGACATCGCCGCCGCCGCCGGCGTCGCCCCCGAGACCGTCTACGCGTCGTTCCGCAGCAAGCCGGCGTTGCTCAAGACCCTCGCCGATGTCCGCGCCGCCGGCGACGACGAACCGATCCCCGTGGCCGAGCGCCCGGCGTTCCAGCGCATCCGGGACGAACCCGACGGCCAACGAA contains:
- a CDS encoding alpha/beta hydrolase, with amino-acid sequence MGSASIATPPATRRSVTRDGVALAYAATDTDTGVGTPPFILVHGLCDDLDVMAPLAHRLAGDHQVVRVDLRGHGASDAPEGGQMYTVETLAADVAAVCEHLGVDQAVVVGHSLGGAVAVQLAATLPDLVAGVVLLEGALLFRREVLDSVGPLFAAIRTPAWREALHGFVDGGFIATDDAVVRAAAHARVDGLAQHAMVSIFDAAGRWDAEPAIRAVGVPMLYVEAGSGLTDLDRFTELCPQLQIGRTVGVGHNQMLATPAQAEAMIDRFVEVSVGGVA
- a CDS encoding helix-turn-helix domain-containing protein is translated as MQPKQDAVNQDGPKSSTPPSGRRRYHSPRRAEQARQTRIAILDAAHQLFVQRGYVATTVADIAAAAGVAPETVYASFRSKPALLKTLADVRAAGDDEPIPVAERPAFQRIRDEPDGQRKLQLYAEVAREMISRGVGEVQLVIRAAAAADPRIADLWADLKRQRLIGATGIATHLADAGLLRDDLTVEQARDLIWVHIAPEVDGLLVERGWTLDQRVAWLADTLCQSLLPGDS